Genomic DNA from Salvia miltiorrhiza cultivar Shanhuang (shh) chromosome 1, IMPLAD_Smil_shh, whole genome shotgun sequence:
tttagccacacatagacatatgactaataatcacaatctcaataaaactaataaacataaaactatgaaaaaccgtagagaaatcgagattcttcagtcttgctcttgctccgtgtctcacagctctcaggaaaagtcagaatatgataaaagatatctgggataagctaaaagatggtatttatatgccctaggtcgtctagctcgaaaatactccaaaaatcGCGTTTTAGGTGAAAAAGCGGAAAAGTTGGGCTGACTCGGCGCCTCGCGCGGGctggtcgcgcggccgcatggctgggccGCGCGATCTCGCGCGGCcacctcgcgcggccgcgcccccCGGACCGCGTGATCTTCCCAGACTTCCTGTCTTCCTCGCGCGGGCatgtcgcgcggccgcatggctgggccgcgcgagctcgcgggGTCTCCTCGCGCGGGCCGCGCGCCTGGCCCGCGCGGTCTTCCAGCGGGTTCTGCAtcctcgcgcggccgtggcatgcggccgcatgcccggaccgcgcgacttcccggcgcccgttcttgctcatccgatgcCCGATTCTTGCCCCGTTCATGCCTATGGACTCGTCACTTCGCGTATTCCACTACGCTTCATCCAAAACTCCACAAAATGGGTCCAAAACCtgtaaaaacaacacgagcacggacgagtagtctattccacacaaatttaacaattcaaaccaaagactctcaagaactcaatgaaaacgcccaaaaaactatgaataaacgCGACAAAGGAGATGAAAAATGCAAGTAGAACAAGTATATTTTCTGGACGAAgtgaatattattatatttagattTTAGATGGGATTATACATTTATACTAAACAAAACGACAACTATGAACAAAATTATCGgagggtaattctattcatagcccctatTTTGCTCTTTATAGCcccttaattaaattatattactattttatccttatagtcttcaaattaaattattaattaaataataaaaacatcACTATAACCCCCAAAATTTGAAAGAAGGAAGAAGACAAAAAAAAGTTGGAGTTCATGccaaataaattcaaagttaaTCCCAAATTATTTCCTCTTCATAGAATCACTACTGTTCTTAAAGCCAAACTAAAATGAGTGCATCATATATAAGAAACTAACAATCCAGTCTCCAGCATATACCTTCAGATAAGTAATTCCGACCAGAAAAATATTACTGATACGCGGCAAACAGTACAATAAATTATGTACTAATAAATCTTTTCtcgaaacaataaaattctttaATCAAGTTACGTTCTTGGTTAAATTTCATCATTTTCTTTGAGCAAGCCAAAACAAGAACCAACGAAAGGgcgattaaattaaatacaaggGCTATTACTTCATTCGCACGATGTCAAAACCAAATGCTTAGAGATACCAAAGGATATGAGACAAATTTGCAAATTTGTGCAGGGGTCTTGCTCTCAATTTAGAttgattgatttttgaaattttttctcTTGTTTCATATTTTTGTTACTCGATTAGGTTGGTATATAAACTACACGGCCATAGAATTTACAAAAGAAAAGCAATTTCATGAAATATTTAAGATTTAGGGTTATAGGGATGAAAtagtaattaataatattattattttaattaagaggctattaaaaataaaagaggggctatgaatagaatcacccattaTCGAATaataaaattgagaaaaaaaaaaagtcgtgCTCTGCCCAAAAACTGACCCAGAAAATACTGGGCTGGGCCAAAAACAAGAGCAGCCCAAAAACTCGCCTTAAAGGAGCGATTTTCCAAATTGGAAGGCTTAACTAGGGTTTTAGCACAACTCTCCTCCATTCACTTCTGCTCGTTGAAGCTCTGCTTGCGAAAACATGCCCAAATCAAAGCGCAATCGCCCAGGTCTGTTTTTTGTACTCGTAACTTTTCTACTTCTACTCTTTTGAATTTCTACAATATTTGAATAACTATGCTTTTCATGTTTTATCTGAATATTTGGGTTTTGTTTGTCGATTGATTTTGCAGTCACTCTGTCAAAGACAAAGAAGAAGGGAAAGGAGCACAAAGAAAACGTGTTGAATACGATACGCGATGCCGTTGACAAGTACGAGTCTGCCTATGTTTTTGCTTTCGAAAACATGAGGAATCTCAAGTTCAAGGGTTTTAAAGAGAAGTTGAAGTCTTCAAGCAGGTAACAAACTTCTCCCAATTGTTGGATTTTGGTTAAGAATAATAATGAGTAATTCTTATAGTTTACTTTTTGTTGCATCAGATTCTTCTGCCACAGTAATATCAAGCttcaaatgattttttttttttttttttcaatttttgtttcagATTTTTTCTTGGATCAAACAAAGTTATGCAAGTTGCATTAGGTAGGTCTGCTTCTGATGAGATTAGACCGGGCCTGCACAAGATTTCAAAGGTAGGTAGAAGGGGCATCATGCCATTTTTTGGTACACAGTTAAATGTGTATGATAGCATCTTGCATTTTCCTTATTGTTCTTTTCCAATTCGTTTGTATTTCCTTTTTCGCAGCTTCTTCGTGGGGATACTGGACTCTTTTTAACTAATTTGCCAAAAGAAGAAGTGAAAAGGTATATCTGTGAAATAATTTTTCACACTCGCATGAATTAAAACTCAGAAGATGTTTTTGTGAATAGTAGCTGAATAGGATCTTTTTCTTAGCAACACACAGTGCGTTGGCAAACTAATAAATTTCCTTGGTATGAGCATCAAGAGCTCTGAAAAGGTTGTAGCTCAGTATATGAAGATGCATAGTATCTTGTGGTAGTCAACCAATTATGGTCTTGAGGCTGGATGATGATTAGGCCAACTTAATCAAACATTCATGTCCCTAATCCCCCTTTGCTTTCTGCAGAATATTTGATGAATATGAAGATTATGACTTTGCTAGAACTGGAACTGTTGCAACAGAAAAGGTATTCAACTTCATAGACAAATTTTTGTAGACTATCATGGCGATCTGTCAATTTACatctcaatttcaattttatgaaTTTTGATGGGCTTTTATTTCTGAAATCATATTTTTTCTTGCTGATGGGAACATCTGATTGCTCATCCTGcaagttaattttttatttatttgagttgaTGCAATTTATTTAAAGTGCGGAGCAGGAGGAACCCtagattatatattattttccaTTCTCTTTGCAGGTGGAGCTTAATGAAGGTCCTCTTGATCAGTTCACACATGAAATGGAGCCTTTCTTGCGCAAGCAGGGGATGCCTGTTCGTTTGAATAAAGGTTTGCATTACTTCTCTGTTAGTCTATGTCATGGTTAACTTTTACATGCTTGCTCATTTCAACTCTATGTGGTGTCAGGAGTAGTAGAGCTCGTTTCAGACTTCGTTGTATGCGAAGAAGGAAAACAATTATCACCTGAGTCATCTCGAATACTGGTTAGTATATGCTACACATGAGTCACGAAACTCACTGCTACAAATTGTGGATTCTGTGTGGATACAGATTCTAACCATGCTGTTTGTTCAATTGTCTACAGCGTCTCTTGGGAATCAAGATGGCTACGTTTAAACTCAACTTAATATGTCGGTGGAGTTCAGACGATTTTGAGATTTACAGAGAAGGTTTGGAAGATTCAGACATTGAATCCTCGTAGAATCATTGGGATGGGAAAGAGTCACGGGACAGTGTTCAGTCAAAGCGACTTATTTGAAGTTCTTGATGCTCTGCTGCTGTATCCTTGAGGTTTTGTTCCAATGTTCAAGTTGAAGATCTGTAATCGACCTCGATTTTTTGTTTAGAGATTTTATGTACTACTACTATTTACAGGCTTAAAATATTTCAGCTGTTGTAGAAAAATCTTAATTGTTTCAATTTTTGTCTATTTTCTGGAACAATGAGTGAAAAATAGCTGTCTTCTGTTTAGTACTTACTTTACATGTTTGAATGCTGAAAATATCCATTTGGATTTTTTCCTTATATTATTGCATTTGATGGTATTGCAACAAGACATCGAAGCTTGTTACGCAGTGAATAAAACCCTAGTAAAAGTAACTTATTGGA
This window encodes:
- the LOC131018852 gene encoding uncharacterized protein LOC131018852, with protein sequence MPKSKRNRPVTLSKTKKKGKEHKENVLNTIRDAVDKYESAYVFAFENMRNLKFKGFKEKLKSSSRFFLGSNKVMQVALGRSASDEIRPGLHKISKLLRGDTGLFLTNLPKEEVKRIFDEYEDYDFARTGTVATEKVELNEGPLDQFTHEMEPFLRKQGMPVRLNKGVVELVSDFVVCEEGKQLSPESSRILRLLGIKMATFKLNLICRWSSDDFEIYREGLEDSDIESS